Proteins from a single region of Pongo pygmaeus isolate AG05252 chromosome 3, NHGRI_mPonPyg2-v2.0_pri, whole genome shotgun sequence:
- the ZAR1 gene encoding zygote arrest protein 1: MAALGDEVLDSYVFPACPPCSYRYPYPAATKGKGAAGGSWQHRSGGCLPASSPSSAGAASSSFPGCGRLTAAEYFDSYQRAQLMALLAQVGPGLGPHARRAGSCDVAVQVSPRIDAAVQCSLGRRTLQRRARDPESPAGPGAEGTTGGGSFSQQPARRGLEQGSPQNGVPRPMRFPRTVAVYSPVALRRLTAFLEGPGATAGQQRSGASDGERGPPPARLQGPEEGEVWTRKAPRRPQSDDDGEAQAAVRASWEQPADSPELPPREAQEGEAAPRSALRSPGQPPPAGRARDGGDGREAAAAGEGPSPQSPELGKERLRFQFLEQKYGYYHCKDCNIRWESAYVWCVQGTNKVYFKQFCRTCQKSYNPYRVEDITCQSCKQTRCSCPVKLRHVDPKRPHRQDLCGRCKGKRLSCDSTFSFKYII; encoded by the exons ATGGCGGCCCTGGGGGACGAGGTGCTGGACAGTTACGTGTTCCCGGCGTGCCCCCCCTGCTCGTACCGGTACCCATACCCCGCGGCCACCAAGGGCAAGGGCGCGGCGGGCGGCAGCTGGCAGCACCGCAGCGGGGGCTGCCTTCccgcctcctccccctcctcggCGGGCGCGGCCTCGTCGTCCTTCCCGGGCTGCGGGCGGCTGACGGCCGCCGAGTACTTCGACAGCTACCAGCGGGCGCAGCTCATGGCTCTCCTGGCGCAGGTGGGGCCGGGTCTCGGGCCGCACGCCCGCAGGGCCGGCAGCTGCGACGTGGCGGTGCAGGTGAGCCCGCGCATCGACGCCGCGGTACAGTGCTCGCTGGGGAGGCGCACGCTGCAGCGCCGGGCCCGCGACCCCGAGTCCCCGGCCGGTCCCGGGGCCGAGGGCACCACGGGCGGCGGCTCTTTCTCCCAGCAGCCAGCCCGTCGAGGCCTGGAGCAGGGCAGCCCCCAGAACGGCGTCCCGCGGCCCATGCGCTTCCCGCGCACCGTCGCCGTGTACTCGCCTGTGGCCTTGCGCCGTCTCACCGCCTTCCTGGAGGGGCCCGGAGCCACGGCGGGCCAGCAGAGGTCCGGGGCGTCGGACGGAGAGCGGGGGCCGCCGCCCGCGCGGCTTCAAGGCCCAGAGGAGGGGGAGGTGTGGACGAGGAAGGCGCCCCGGCGGCCGCAGTCCGACGACGATGGCGAGGCCCAGGCCGCAGTCCGAGCGAGCTGGGAGCAGCCGGCCGACAGTCCCGAGCTGCCGCCGCGAGAGGCCCAGGAGGGCGAGGCGGCTCCGCGGTCGGCGCTAAGGAGCCCGGGGCAACCTCCGCCGGCGGGGAGGGCCCGAGACGGCGGCGACGGACGGGAGGCGGCCGCCGCGGGAGAGGGGCCGTCGCCACAGAGCCCGGAGCTGGGCAAGGAGCGGCTGCGCTTCCAG TTCTTAGAGCAGAAATATGGCTATTACCATTGCAAGGACTGCAACATCCGCTGGGAGAGTGCTTATGTGTGGTGTGTACAGGGAACTAACAAG GTTTACTTCAAACAGTTTTGCAGAACTTGTCAGAAGTCTTATAACCCTTACCGAGTGGAGGATATCACCTGTCAA agttgTAAACAAACGAGATGTTCCTGCCCAGTAAAACTTCGCCACGTGGACCCTAAACGGCCCCACCGTCAAGATTTGTGCGGTAGATGCAAAGGCAAACGCCTGTCCTGTGACAGCACTTTCAGTTTCAAATACATCATTTAG